The Aphanothece sacrum FPU1 genome includes the window GATATAACTTCTCAACAAGATCCTAATATTATTGCTTACGAAAAAGTGAAACAAGATCCACAATGGTTAGAAAAATATCAAGGTAAATATGTCGCTTTTGTAGAAGAAAAATTAGTTGATTATGATGTAGAAGAAAATAAAGATAAAATCCGTAAGCGCATAGAAAAGAAATATCCTAATCCAACAATGTCAAGATTCTTGATAAAAGTTGAGCCAATGGAAGATGAAATTATTGATTTGCCAAGTTCTTTATGGTTTGATGATCTTGGTTTAGACTTTTAAGATTAAAAATTGTCAGTTTAAACTATGGTATAATTCACCCGATTACTTAAATATTGGTAACAATAGTAAAATGTCGCCATTAACGTTTGAAAATAAGTTTCCTGACTGTCTCTTTATGAAATTACATGGGGAACTTATAAGTAATGATAATCAACAGTTTAATGCTACTAATAAAAGTGTTGAATTAAAATTAACCATTCGTTTTGGTGAACAATTAATAGAACAAAACAATCAATCCATTAAATTTGGCTTGAAAAAAGGCTGTTTAGAACTAAAGTTTAATGATAATTCAAAAATTCTACTAGAAACAATAGGTTTAAATCCTAAATTTGAATCTATAATAGAACTAGAGATACAGGAAGAAGAAAGTAAAGATAGAGAAGGAACTACCTCAGTTGCATTAAATTTCCAATATAACCATAAAACTAGAGAAACAACGAAGATAGTGAATAAATTTAAAGACCAGTTTGTTCAGGTTTATAATAAAGGGACAGAAGAAAATCCTCTCTGGATATTCCAAATTAAACCTCATGGCTTAATATTAACAGGGATTTTACAAAATGAAAAACTAGGCATTGTTCAAAGTAATTCTGATAAACTTTCTATTACAGCTATCTTTAAAGTTAACAAAGAAGATATATTGATTACTGAAATTAATGGAGAGGTGATTGAAAATATTAAGGAACAAAAAAAAGAAATACTAATTCAGAAATTTAGTCTGCTACTTCAGCAAAATCCTTATCTAAGTAAAATGGAGTTAATTTATGAATAACAATCAATCTTTTACAGAAATAGTTTCTCGTATGAAAAATGTTATTGATGCTCCCACAGATGACTGGTTTGAATTAGCTAAAATTGCAGATTTAGACCATTTAACGTGCTTTGCGGGAAAAGATCTTAGCAATTTTAGTCCAATAGATAGAAAGCTAAGCGGTGCAAATTTTAGTAAGACAAATTTTAGTAACAGCGACTTAAGTAAAACAGATTTAAGTAACGCTAATCTCAGTTATGCTAACTTGAGTAATACTAATCTAAAAAACGCTAACTTAAGTAATGCTAACCTAACTCACGCTAATTTGAGTAATGCTGATTTAACTAATGCTGACCTAAGTGGTGCTGATTTAACTAATACTATCTTGCATAATGCTAAAATAGAAAATGCTATCTTTAAAAATAATATAGGCTTATGGGTTGGTGTTCCGTTCTCTGTTTCTCCTCAAATTGAAGAATTAAACAATACAGAAATTCGTTTACCTCCTGGAATGTCTATCGAATATTGGATAGCTGAATTTTTAATCACACAAAATCAAATGACAAGTCATGATAATCAACAACCTCAAAAAATGGATTCTCCCAAAAGTTACATAGAAATTTATAATCCATCTAATGAGTCTAATCTTTTTAAATTTGAAGCAATTTTTAATTCTGAAGCACCAATTAATTGTATTCCTGAATCTATTATTTCTTCCCTTGGAGCTTTGACTTATAGTAATATTAAATTACGAGACAATTTAGGGAAAATTTTGTCATTGAAGACTTATTATGTCAATATTAAAATTAATGGTACTGACATCGAAAATGTTGAAGTAGTAGCCATTCCTAAAGAATATGCTGTTATTAACCAACACATTCTCAATCAATACCAGCGTAACTCCTGTAGCAAAAATAAAGCTAGTTAATAACCATAATTTGAATCCTAATAACCTATGATTGAACTAACTCCCGCAGCCATTAAAGAGATTAAAAGAATACAAACCAGTCGTCAACAACCCGACACTTACTTCCGTTTAGGAGTCACAGAAGGAGGCTGTTCTGGCTTATGCTATGTCTTAGAACTGTGTAAAACCCAACAAGAAAGCGATCGCGTCTATCCTCTAGACCAAATAACCTTAGTTATCGACTCAGACAGTCTACCCTATCTCCAAGAATTACGAGTAGATTACGCTGAAGACCTTATGGGAGGCGGATTTCGCTTCACTAATCCTAACACACAAAGCTCCTGTAGCTGTGGAGCATCCTTTGCCCACAAACCCTAAACTTTAAGTTAAACTTATAAAGAGTTGACAGACGACAGCTTTTATAGGTAGTATGGTAATTTGTCAACGATTTTATTAAAACTAGGCAGTGTCCTAAACTTCACTACCTAAAACCGACTTATGCCCACTATTCAACAACTAATTCGGAGCGAACGCTCAAAACTTCACAAGAAAACCAAATCCCCCGCGCTAAAACAGTGTCCCCAGCGTCGAGGAGTCTGCACCCGCGTTTACACCACAACCCCTAAAAAACCCAACTCAGCCTTAAGAAAAGTGGCTAGGGTTCGTTTAACATCAGGATTTGAAGTAACCGCCTATATCCCAGGTATCGGCCATAACCTACAAGAACACTCCGTAGTACTGATTCGGGGCGGTCGGGTTAAAGACTTACCTGGTGTACGTTATCATATCATTCGCGGGACCTTAGACGCACAAGGAGTCAAAGACCGCAAACAAGGAAGGTCTAAATACGGCACTAAACGACCCAAAGCTAAAGAATAAGAGTCTAAGTACGAAAAATTAAGTCAGGAAAACTTAACCCATCGTTTTTAACCTGTCTCCCTAATAGCTTTAATAATCAATAACTTGCCTTTAAACTGGGAAAAAAGACCATCAAAGGCAATATTAAGCCGTGTCAGGACAGTTTTTGAAGACCTTATCTTGAATAAGACCCTAAATTACTCAAAACCAGATTACCCCAAAGGAAACAAGCAACCATGTCTCGTCGAGGAAACATCAAAAGACGTCCCGTTCCCCCTGATGCAGTTTATAATAGCTGCTTAATCAGTATGACCATCCGTCGAGTGATGAAAAGTGGCAAAAAATCCGTAGCTTCGGGCATTGTTTATGATGCTTTAACCACCATTGGAGAACGGACAGGTAGTGATCCCTTAGAAGTGTTTGAAAAAGCGATCAAAAACCTAACCCCTTTAGTAGAAGTTAAAGCGCGTCGGGTGGGTGGTGCAACCTATCAAGTGCCGATGGAAGTCCGTTCATCACGGGGAACAACCCTGGCTTTACGGTGGTTAATACACTACTCCCGTATTAGAGGAGGACGTACCATGGCCTCCAAATTAGCCAATGAAATTATGGATGCTGCCAACGAAACAGGGGCCGCCATGAAGAAACGGGACGAAACCCACCGGATGGCAGATGCGAATAAAGCTTTTGCTCATTATCGCTATTAAAACTCTCATTGTTCGGTCTAAGTTCCTCACTAGGGAATTTTACCGTCGAAAACTATAAAATTTTCGACAAGGAATAATTACCAGTCCCTATAATTTGTGAGGATTGATATATGGCCAAATTTTTACTCTTTTCTCAGAGAAAAGGGAGTCTTTAAACCTTAATTGTCAATTATCCCTTATCAATTGTCAATTGCTCGGTAAGAGCAGGAGGTAGCTATGGCACGTACTATTCCCCTGGAGAGGGTGCGAAATATTGGAATTGCCGCTCACATAGATGCGGGTAAAACCACAACAACAGAACGAATCCTCTTTTATACAGGAGTCGCCCACAAACTTGGGGAAGTTCACGAAGGAACTGCCACAATGGATTGGATGGCTCAAGAACAAGAACGGGGGATCACCATTACGGCGGCTGCCATTACTACCAATTGGCTCGATCACCGAATTAATATTATTGATACCCCAGGTCACGTCGATTTTACCATTGAAGTTGAACGTTCCATGAGGGTCTTAGATGGTGTGGTAGCAGTATTCTGTTCAGTCGGAGGGGTTCAACCTCAGTCGGAAACCGTATGGCGACAAGCAGACCGTTATGAAGTGCCTCGTATTGCTTTTGTCAATAAGATGGATCGTACGGGTGCTAATTTCTTTAAGGTTTACGAACAAATTAAAGACCGTCTCAGAACTAATGCTATTCCCATTCAGATTCCCATCGGCTGCGAAAATGACTTTCATGGTATTGTAGATTTAGTGCGGATGCGGGCTAAGATCTATCAGGATGACCTGGGACAAAACATTGAAGATACAGAAATTCCTGAAGAACTATTAGAGCAAGTTCAAGAATACCGTGCTTTACTTATAGAAGCCGTCGCCGAAACTGATGAAGAGTTGCTAGGAAAATATTTGGAAGGGGAAGAATTAACGGAGGAGGAAATTAAACGGGGACTGCGTCAAGGAACCCTAACCCGGACTATTATGCCTCTTTTATGTGGTTCTGCCTTTAAAAATAAAGGGGTGCAACTGTTATTAGATGCGGTGGTGGATTATTTGCCCTCTCCGGTAGAAGTTCCCCCTATTAAGGGAATTTTAGCCAATGGTAAAGAAGATACGCGAAAAGCATCGGATGAAGAACCTTTTGCCGCTTTGGCCTTTAAAATTGCCTCTGATCCCTATGGTCGCCTTACCTTCATGCGGGTGTACTCTGGGGTATTAGCTAAAGGAAGTTATGTGTATAATTCCAGCAAAGATGGCAAAGAGCGGGTTTCTCGTCTAATTATTCTCAAATCTAACGATAGAATTGAAGTAGATGAACTAAGGGCGGGAGACTTAGGGGCTGCCATTGGCTTAAAAAATACGACGACTGGGGATACTCTGTGTGATGAGCAGAAGGCCATTATTTTGGAATCTCTGTTTGTCCCAGAACCAGTGATTTCCGTCGCCGTAGAGCCAAAAACCAAGCAAGACATGGAAAAACTTTCCAAAGCCTTGCAAGCCCTATCAGATGAAGATCCCACCTTCCGAGTGAGTGTTGACCCCGAAACTAACCAAACCGTCATTGCTGGAATGGGAGAACTCCACCTAGAAATCTTGGTGGATCGAATGTTACGGGAGTACAAAGTAGAAGCGACAGTGGGACAACCACAAGTTGCCTATAGGGAAACTATTCGGAAGTCATGTAATGCCGAAGGCAAATACATTCGTCAGAGTGGGGGTAAAGGTCAATATGGTCATGTGGTGATCGAGGTGCAACCAGGGGAACCAGGAAGCGGGGTTGAATTCGTTTCTAAGATTGTAGGGGGAGTGATTCCTAAAGAATACATTTCTCCTGCTGAACAAGGAATGAAGGAAGCTTGTGCATCAGGGATTGTCGCAGGATACCCAGTGATCGATCTTAAAGTAACATTAATTGATGGGTCTTACCATGATGTTGACTCCTCAGAGATGGCTTTTAAGATTGCCGGGTCCATGGCTGTTCGTGAGGCCGTAACTAAAGCGAACCCTGTTGTCCTAGAACCCATAATGAAAATTGAGGTAGAAGTGCCTGAAGATTTCTTAGGCGATATCATGGGAGATCTCAACTCTCGCCGTGGGAACATCGAAGGGATGAACTCCGATGACGGACTTGCCAAAGTTGCTGCTAATGTTCCTCTAGCAGAAATGTTTGGCTATGCGACCGATATCCGGTCAAAAACCCAAGGTCGGGGGATCTTCTCCATGGAGTTTAGTCACTATGCAGAAGTCCCTCGTCATGTGGCTGAAGCGATCATCGCTAAAAACAAAGGGAACATATAAAACAGTGAACTGTGACAGTTATCAGTGCATAGTAAGTCATTCATAGTGGATAATTAACTATACAGTAGCGGGTAACTGACACAGACTGCTGTGTAGAAAAAGACGACAAAAAAAGGAACGATTGATTCATGGCACGCGCAAAATTTGAACGGAATAAACCTCACGTCAACATCGGCACTATCGGTCACGTTGACCACGGTAAGACCACTCTCACGGCAGCGATTACAATGACTCTGGCTGCTACTGGACAAGCCAAAGCTCGTAACTACGAGGATATTGATGCGGCTCCCGAAGAAAAAGCACGGGGTATTACTATTAATACTGCTCACGTTGAATACGAAACAAATAGCCGTCACTATGCTCACGTGGATTGTCCCGGTCACGCTGACTATGTGAAAAATATGATCACTGGAGCGGCTCAAATGGACGGTGGGATTTTAGTGGTATCGGCGGCTGATGGCCCTATGCCTCAAACTCGTGAACACATCCTGTTAGCTAAACAGGTGGGGGTTCCTAGTCTTGTGGTTTTCTTGAACAAAGAAGATATGGTCGATGATGCAGAACTGTTAGAACTCGTAGAACTCGAAGTTCGGGAACTGCTCAGTGAATACGGTTTTCCTGGAGATGATATTCCCATTGTGACTGGTTCTGCTATGAAAGCAGTAGAAACCCTCAAGGATGATCCCAAACTGGCCAAAGGGGGCAATGACTGGACGAAGAAAATCTTGGCTCTGATGGCGGCCGTTGATGAAAGTATTCCCACTCCTGAACGGGAAATTGATAAACCTTTCTTGATGGCGGTAGAAGATGTGTTCTCTATCTCTGGTCGGGGAACTGTTGCTACCGGACGTATTGAACGGGGTAAAGTCAAAGTAGGTGAAACTGTTGAGATTGTGGGCATCAGAAAGACCACCAGCACCACTGTAACTGGGGTGGAAATGTTCCAAAAATCTCTTGAGGAAGGGATGGCAGGGGACAACGTTGGTTTACTGTTACGGGGTGTTAAAAAAGAAGATATTGAACGGGGTATGGTTATTGCTAAACCTGGTTCAATCACTC containing:
- a CDS encoding pentapeptide repeat-containing protein → MNNNQSFTEIVSRMKNVIDAPTDDWFELAKIADLDHLTCFAGKDLSNFSPIDRKLSGANFSKTNFSNSDLSKTDLSNANLSYANLSNTNLKNANLSNANLTHANLSNADLTNADLSGADLTNTILHNAKIENAIFKNNIGLWVGVPFSVSPQIEELNNTEIRLPPGMSIEYWIAEFLITQNQMTSHDNQQPQKMDSPKSYIEIYNPSNESNLFKFEAIFNSEAPINCIPESIISSLGALTYSNIKLRDNLGKILSLKTYYVNIKINGTDIENVEVVAIPKEYAVINQHILNQYQRNSCSKNKAS
- a CDS encoding HesB/IscA family protein; this translates as MIELTPAAIKEIKRIQTSRQQPDTYFRLGVTEGGCSGLCYVLELCKTQQESDRVYPLDQITLVIDSDSLPYLQELRVDYAEDLMGGGFRFTNPNTQSSCSCGASFAHKP
- the rpsL gene encoding 30S ribosomal protein S12, whose protein sequence is MPTIQQLIRSERSKLHKKTKSPALKQCPQRRGVCTRVYTTTPKKPNSALRKVARVRLTSGFEVTAYIPGIGHNLQEHSVVLIRGGRVKDLPGVRYHIIRGTLDAQGVKDRKQGRSKYGTKRPKAKE
- the rpsG gene encoding 30S ribosomal protein S7 — protein: MSRRGNIKRRPVPPDAVYNSCLISMTIRRVMKSGKKSVASGIVYDALTTIGERTGSDPLEVFEKAIKNLTPLVEVKARRVGGATYQVPMEVRSSRGTTLALRWLIHYSRIRGGRTMASKLANEIMDAANETGAAMKKRDETHRMADANKAFAHYRY
- the fusA gene encoding elongation factor G, with protein sequence MARTIPLERVRNIGIAAHIDAGKTTTTERILFYTGVAHKLGEVHEGTATMDWMAQEQERGITITAAAITTNWLDHRINIIDTPGHVDFTIEVERSMRVLDGVVAVFCSVGGVQPQSETVWRQADRYEVPRIAFVNKMDRTGANFFKVYEQIKDRLRTNAIPIQIPIGCENDFHGIVDLVRMRAKIYQDDLGQNIEDTEIPEELLEQVQEYRALLIEAVAETDEELLGKYLEGEELTEEEIKRGLRQGTLTRTIMPLLCGSAFKNKGVQLLLDAVVDYLPSPVEVPPIKGILANGKEDTRKASDEEPFAALAFKIASDPYGRLTFMRVYSGVLAKGSYVYNSSKDGKERVSRLIILKSNDRIEVDELRAGDLGAAIGLKNTTTGDTLCDEQKAIILESLFVPEPVISVAVEPKTKQDMEKLSKALQALSDEDPTFRVSVDPETNQTVIAGMGELHLEILVDRMLREYKVEATVGQPQVAYRETIRKSCNAEGKYIRQSGGKGQYGHVVIEVQPGEPGSGVEFVSKIVGGVIPKEYISPAEQGMKEACASGIVAGYPVIDLKVTLIDGSYHDVDSSEMAFKIAGSMAVREAVTKANPVVLEPIMKIEVEVPEDFLGDIMGDLNSRRGNIEGMNSDDGLAKVAANVPLAEMFGYATDIRSKTQGRGIFSMEFSHYAEVPRHVAEAIIAKNKGNI
- the tuf gene encoding elongation factor Tu, which gives rise to MARAKFERNKPHVNIGTIGHVDHGKTTLTAAITMTLAATGQAKARNYEDIDAAPEEKARGITINTAHVEYETNSRHYAHVDCPGHADYVKNMITGAAQMDGGILVVSAADGPMPQTREHILLAKQVGVPSLVVFLNKEDMVDDAELLELVELEVRELLSEYGFPGDDIPIVTGSAMKAVETLKDDPKLAKGGNDWTKKILALMAAVDESIPTPEREIDKPFLMAVEDVFSISGRGTVATGRIERGKVKVGETVEIVGIRKTTSTTVTGVEMFQKSLEEGMAGDNVGLLLRGVKKEDIERGMVIAKPGSITPHTIFEGEVYVLTKEEGGRHTPFFKNYRPQFYVRTTDVTGVIQDYTSDEGEAVEMVMPGDRIKMTVELINAIAIEQGMRFAIREGGRTIGAGVVSKILK